One Cupriavidus taiwanensis LMG 19424 DNA segment encodes these proteins:
- a CDS encoding type I secretion system permease/ATPase yields MSQSAPPGSEILTALRAHKSALRNIGVFSAVINLLMLVPSLYMLQVYDRVLQSRSETTLWMLSAITLGLFALISVLEYVRSQVAIHVGAQLDAQLNRRVYTAAFETNLRQGSYIAGQALNDLTTLRQFVSGSTLFAFFDAPWFPLYLGVIFLFDFHLGLFALCGAAVLIALAVINERISRQPLDEAGRLSLRSAESATVTLRNAEAIEAMGMLGPLQARWLRIHEAFLGKQGEASEKASIVGAWTRFARIALQSMVLGVGALLVLDNEITAGMMIAASILMGKTLSPVEGVIGGWKQWSAARAAYERLHKLLAANPARRSAMSLPRPRGQLTVARLVGGAPGTAPVLKNVNFALPPGEVLGVIGPSASGKSTLARLLVGVWPPMAGEVRLDGADVWQWNKDELGPFVGYLPQDIELFAGTVAENIARFGEIDAEAVVDAARLAGVHDMVLKLPKGYGTELGPDGAGLSGGQKQRIALARALYGSPALIVLDEPNSNLDEVGEAALARAITLCRERGATVVIVSHRSSVLAVTTRLLVLQDGTSHAFGPTQEVLRAMQQRAQAQAADKPARGANPVLASRGEPARAAGSHS; encoded by the coding sequence ATGAGCCAATCCGCGCCTCCCGGCAGTGAAATCCTGACAGCCCTGCGCGCGCACAAGAGTGCCTTGCGCAATATCGGCGTGTTCAGTGCCGTGATCAACCTGCTGATGCTCGTGCCGTCGCTCTACATGCTGCAGGTTTACGACCGCGTGCTGCAGAGCCGCAGCGAAACCACGCTGTGGATGCTTAGCGCTATCACGTTGGGCTTGTTTGCGCTGATCTCCGTGCTTGAATACGTGCGCAGCCAGGTGGCCATCCATGTCGGTGCCCAGCTTGACGCCCAACTCAACCGGCGCGTCTACACCGCCGCCTTCGAGACCAACCTGCGCCAGGGCAGCTACATCGCCGGCCAGGCGCTCAACGACCTGACCACGCTGCGCCAGTTCGTTTCGGGTTCGACGCTGTTTGCATTCTTCGATGCCCCCTGGTTTCCCCTGTATCTGGGCGTGATCTTCCTGTTCGACTTCCATCTCGGGCTGTTCGCGCTGTGCGGTGCCGCCGTGCTGATCGCGCTGGCGGTGATCAACGAGCGCATCTCGCGCCAGCCGCTCGACGAAGCGGGCCGCTTGTCGCTGCGTTCGGCCGAATCGGCCACGGTGACGCTGCGCAATGCCGAGGCCATCGAGGCAATGGGCATGCTGGGACCGCTGCAGGCACGCTGGCTGCGCATTCATGAAGCCTTTCTCGGCAAGCAGGGCGAGGCGAGCGAGAAGGCGTCGATCGTGGGCGCATGGACGCGCTTCGCGCGCATCGCGTTGCAATCGATGGTGCTGGGCGTGGGCGCCTTGCTGGTGCTGGACAACGAGATCACCGCCGGGATGATGATCGCCGCCTCGATCCTGATGGGCAAGACCCTGAGCCCGGTCGAAGGGGTGATCGGCGGCTGGAAGCAGTGGAGCGCGGCGCGGGCAGCCTACGAGCGCCTGCACAAACTGCTGGCGGCAAATCCGGCGCGGCGCAGCGCGATGTCGCTGCCGCGCCCGCGTGGGCAACTCACGGTGGCGCGGCTGGTCGGCGGCGCGCCGGGCACCGCGCCGGTGCTCAAGAACGTCAACTTCGCGCTGCCGCCGGGCGAGGTCCTTGGCGTGATCGGTCCCAGCGCTTCGGGCAAGTCCACGCTGGCACGCCTGCTGGTCGGCGTATGGCCACCGATGGCTGGCGAGGTGCGGCTCGACGGGGCCGATGTCTGGCAATGGAACAAGGATGAACTGGGACCGTTTGTCGGCTATCTGCCGCAGGACATCGAGCTGTTCGCGGGGACGGTGGCGGAAAACATCGCGCGCTTCGGCGAGATCGATGCCGAGGCTGTGGTCGACGCCGCGCGCCTTGCCGGTGTGCACGACATGGTGCTGAAGCTGCCCAAGGGGTATGGCACCGAACTGGGCCCGGATGGCGCCGGGCTGTCGGGCGGGCAGAAGCAGCGCATCGCGCTGGCGCGCGCGCTGTATGGCTCGCCAGCGCTGATCGTGCTCGACGAACCGAACTCCAACCTGGACGAAGTCGGGGAGGCTGCGCTGGCACGTGCGATCACGCTGTGCCGCGAACGCGGCGCCACGGTCGTCATCGTCAGCCATCGCAGCAGCGTGCTGGCCGTGACCACCCGGTTGCTGGTGCTGCAGGACGGTACCTCGCATGCATTCGGCCCGACCCAAGAGGTGCTGCGCGCGATGCAGCAACGGGCACAGGCGCAGGCGGCCGACAAGCCGGCGCGCGGTGCCAATCCAGTCCTGGCGAGCCGCGGCGAGCCCGCGCGGGCAGCCGGCTCACATTCCTGA
- a CDS encoding glycosyltransferase codes for MNILHVFKVYYPDSYGGIEQVIRQLARRQPDGLAHEVFTLSRHGGGTQRELEIDGVRVTRARAHLAPASTPISFSALAQFRRAVAQADVVQYHFPWPFGDVLHFAAGVRVPAIVTYHSDIVRQRLLMPVYAPLMHRFLGSMQAIVATSPNYLETSDVLRRHRARVHTIPIGLDASECEADPARVAMWRDRLGEGFFLFVGVIRYYKGLHILMEACRDAAFRVVIVGTGPQEDALRQQAVALGLGNVTFLGVLPDTDKHALLSLCRGVVFPSHLRSEAFGVTLLEGAMFGKPLVSSEIGTGSSYVNVHDHTGYVVPPADPAALRAALSRLHADASMASALGRNARARFVEKFSASTMRRRYHALYESVLRNGTAAAPAVEPEFRRW; via the coding sequence ATGAATATTCTTCACGTCTTCAAGGTGTACTACCCGGACTCGTACGGGGGCATCGAACAGGTCATCCGCCAGCTCGCGCGCAGGCAGCCCGATGGCCTGGCGCACGAGGTGTTCACCCTGAGCCGGCATGGCGGTGGCACGCAGCGCGAGCTGGAGATCGACGGCGTGCGCGTCACGCGGGCACGTGCGCACCTGGCGCCGGCGTCCACGCCGATCTCGTTCAGTGCGCTGGCGCAGTTCCGGCGCGCCGTGGCGCAGGCCGATGTCGTGCAGTACCACTTTCCGTGGCCGTTTGGGGACGTGCTGCATTTTGCCGCGGGCGTGCGCGTGCCGGCGATCGTCACCTACCACTCCGACATCGTGCGCCAGCGTCTGCTGATGCCCGTGTATGCGCCGCTGATGCATCGTTTCCTGGGCAGCATGCAGGCGATCGTCGCCACCTCTCCCAATTATCTTGAAACGAGCGACGTACTGCGCCGCCATCGCGCACGCGTGCACACCATCCCGATCGGCCTCGATGCCAGCGAGTGCGAAGCCGACCCCGCCCGCGTCGCCATGTGGCGCGATCGCCTGGGGGAGGGATTTTTCCTGTTCGTCGGCGTGATCCGCTACTACAAGGGCCTGCATATCCTGATGGAGGCGTGCCGCGACGCCGCGTTCCGCGTCGTCATCGTCGGCACCGGGCCGCAGGAAGACGCCCTGAGGCAACAGGCCGTCGCGCTGGGGCTGGGCAACGTGACGTTCCTGGGCGTGCTGCCGGATACCGACAAGCATGCGCTGCTGTCGCTGTGCCGGGGCGTGGTCTTCCCCTCGCACCTGAGGTCAGAAGCATTCGGCGTCACGCTGCTCGAAGGGGCAATGTTCGGCAAGCCGCTGGTGTCTTCAGAAATCGGCACCGGCAGCAGCTACGTCAACGTGCACGATCACACCGGCTACGTCGTCCCGCCGGCCGATCCGGCTGCCCTGCGCGCCGCACTCTCGCGCCTGCATGCCGATGCGAGCATGGCCTCAGCGCTCGGCCGCAACGCACGCGCCCGCTTCGTCGAAAAATTCAGCGCCAGCACAATGCGCCGGCGCTATCACGCACTATACGAAAGCGTGCTGCGCAACGGCACTGCCGCCGCGCCCGCGGTGGAGCCGGAGTTTCGGCGCTGGTGA
- a CDS encoding glycosyltransferase family 4 protein yields the protein MPQSSCFPARPLCVAVGAVSLSSPLTGIGQYTRHLVRELAALGATPHCFLGAGWSESGSASPHAGADGPAPDNAGRAAAWRTAARGLLRRSGLAHVASRAWQAHRFRTGLPREAALYHETNFLPFCYGALPTVLTAHDVSWLRYPETHPAARVSLMHRQFPRALARADRVIVVSDFVRAELLALCEVDPGKVRVVHNGVAPAFRPHAADVLAPVLARHGLVPGRYMLALGTLEPRKRLSTALRAHQRLPAALRRHMPLVLAGIKGWLTSGLEREMAPAVARGEVRVAGYVPDAELPSLVAGACAMVYPSIYEGFGLPPLEAMASGVPVICSDRSALPDVVGDGGVLLDPDDIDGFSAAMLRACEDARWRAAIGARALRRAAGFSWQRCARETLDVYGELLATGRG from the coding sequence ATGCCCCAGTCCTCCTGCTTTCCGGCCCGGCCGCTGTGCGTCGCGGTGGGTGCCGTTTCGCTGTCATCCCCGCTGACGGGAATCGGCCAGTACACGCGTCACCTGGTGCGCGAGCTCGCGGCGCTTGGCGCGACGCCGCACTGCTTCCTGGGCGCGGGCTGGAGCGAGTCCGGCAGCGCCAGCCCTCATGCCGGGGCCGATGGCCCGGCGCCGGACAATGCCGGGCGCGCCGCGGCATGGCGCACCGCGGCGCGCGGCCTGTTGCGGCGCTCCGGGCTGGCGCACGTCGCCTCGCGCGCGTGGCAGGCGCACCGGTTCCGCACGGGCCTGCCGCGCGAGGCGGCGCTCTACCATGAGACCAACTTCCTGCCGTTCTGCTACGGGGCGCTGCCGACCGTACTCACGGCGCACGACGTATCGTGGCTGCGCTATCCGGAAACCCATCCCGCTGCACGGGTCAGCCTGATGCACCGGCAGTTTCCGCGCGCGCTGGCCCGGGCCGACCGCGTCATCGTGGTGTCGGACTTCGTGCGCGCCGAGCTGCTGGCGCTGTGCGAGGTCGATCCCGGCAAGGTCCGCGTGGTCCATAACGGCGTCGCGCCGGCGTTCCGGCCGCATGCCGCGGACGTGCTCGCGCCGGTGCTTGCCCGCCACGGCCTGGTGCCCGGCCGCTATATGCTGGCACTGGGCACCCTGGAGCCGCGCAAGCGGCTGTCGACGGCGCTGCGTGCGCACCAGCGGTTGCCGGCCGCGCTGCGACGCCATATGCCGCTGGTGCTGGCCGGCATCAAAGGCTGGCTGACCAGCGGACTGGAACGCGAGATGGCGCCCGCGGTGGCGCGGGGCGAGGTTCGCGTGGCGGGCTACGTGCCCGACGCGGAACTGCCGAGCCTGGTCGCAGGCGCCTGTGCCATGGTCTACCCATCCATCTACGAAGGCTTCGGCCTGCCGCCGCTGGAGGCCATGGCCAGCGGGGTACCGGTCATCTGCTCGGACCGGTCGGCGCTGCCGGACGTAGTAGGCGATGGCGGGGTATTGCTGGACCCGGACGACATCGACGGTTTCAGCGCGGCGATGCTGCGCGCCTGTGAAGACGCGCGCTGGCGCGCAGCCATCGGCGCCCGCGCCCTGCGTCGCGCCGCCGGCTTCAGCTGGCAGCGCTGCGCGCGCGAAACCCTCGACGTCTACGGCGAACTGCTGGCTACGGGGCGTGGGTGA
- a CDS encoding GtrA family protein → MTGRHRRGGVQALPVRTTFGRYVLTGCALLLADVALFLSLTHAGVAPAAAQVASRGAGAIVGFVAHKGYSFRHGGVAAHGLLSQGGGYGVLTLAGVALSPVVLALALRLCGERLLVAKLAAEVVMAGLNFVAMRWLFRARAASTP, encoded by the coding sequence GTGACGGGTCGGCACCGCCGCGGCGGCGTGCAGGCGCTGCCGGTGCGCACGACGTTCGGCCGCTACGTGCTGACCGGCTGCGCCCTGTTGCTGGCGGATGTCGCGCTGTTCCTTTCGCTCACGCATGCCGGCGTCGCGCCGGCGGCGGCGCAGGTGGCAAGCCGCGGCGCCGGCGCCATCGTCGGATTCGTGGCGCACAAGGGCTATTCCTTTCGCCATGGCGGCGTGGCTGCGCATGGGCTGCTGTCCCAGGGCGGCGGCTACGGCGTCCTGACGCTGGCCGGCGTGGCGCTTTCGCCAGTCGTGCTGGCCCTGGCGCTGCGACTCTGCGGCGAGCGGCTGCTGGTCGCCAAGCTGGCGGCGGAAGTGGTGATGGCCGGCCTCAACTTCGTCGCGATGCGCTGGCTGTTCCGTGCGCGTGCGGCCAGTACGCCATGA
- a CDS encoding DUF6311 domain-containing protein produces the protein MIAGVLRIAARRASTELSLSWRVALALLTALILAPAVLSPGVMLGTDPALRFPQGDQAQALAGAWYYYADGWRLPLFSMRVPGIDGLRSVIFTDSIPLLALAGKLWYRAGGAALELTPAWLWICMLGQGWAMTLLLDQLGLRQAVHVATGTVLALVMPALLFRYWMWHLALCGQFVLILALALALRPPAGMVRAPLDWRWPALLVVALGVHPYLLAMTLPFFLLSALRAAFERQPGAARGALAAAGLTLGVLGVALALGGYLGQGLVRGSEGFGIYSMNLLAPFGAMGKSGLLPGSGHFARGTPGQMEGFNYLGLGLLAGLLLVAGAVCAGRGAALRAAARRQWPLLALLAGLTLYALSTTVYAGGYRLLRYDWPAGLQGLTATFRASGRFFWPVGYAMAAFVLYGLARCYRPRTAAACMVAVAALQWLDTAVLRSVVITEKPMDPVSSDPLVGALVGRHAALAFHPPVGCSDDRAAMHGGFALQLLAARGGLAINSLSGARQETDCTRIAAALFRQTLEPGVLVVLGPPYDAQYIAGRGWSAHCVARHGLHFCSAVIR, from the coding sequence ATGATCGCCGGCGTCTTGCGCATAGCCGCACGGCGTGCGTCCACCGAACTGTCGCTCTCCTGGCGTGTCGCCCTTGCGCTGCTGACGGCGCTCATTCTTGCGCCCGCGGTGCTGTCGCCCGGCGTGATGCTGGGCACGGATCCCGCCCTGCGCTTTCCGCAAGGCGACCAGGCACAGGCGCTGGCCGGGGCCTGGTACTACTACGCCGATGGCTGGCGCCTCCCGCTGTTCTCGATGCGCGTGCCCGGCATCGACGGCCTGCGCAGCGTGATTTTCACGGACAGCATTCCGCTCCTCGCACTGGCCGGCAAGCTGTGGTACCGGGCGGGCGGCGCGGCGCTGGAACTGACGCCCGCGTGGCTCTGGATCTGCATGCTGGGACAAGGCTGGGCAATGACGCTGCTGCTGGACCAGCTGGGCCTGCGCCAGGCCGTTCACGTTGCCACCGGCACCGTACTGGCCCTGGTCATGCCCGCCCTGCTGTTCCGCTACTGGATGTGGCATCTGGCGCTGTGCGGCCAGTTCGTCCTGATCCTCGCACTGGCGCTGGCGCTGCGCCCGCCCGCGGGCATGGTGCGCGCGCCGCTGGACTGGAGATGGCCAGCCCTGCTGGTCGTGGCACTGGGCGTCCATCCCTACCTGCTGGCCATGACCTTGCCTTTCTTCCTGCTGAGCGCGCTGCGTGCCGCGTTTGAGCGGCAGCCTGGCGCGGCGCGCGGCGCCCTGGCGGCCGCCGGCCTGACCCTGGGCGTGCTTGGTGTTGCGCTTGCGCTCGGCGGCTATCTCGGCCAGGGACTGGTGCGCGGCAGCGAGGGTTTCGGCATTTACTCGATGAACCTGCTCGCCCCGTTCGGCGCGATGGGAAAGAGTGGCCTGCTGCCGGGCAGCGGGCACTTTGCGCGCGGCACGCCCGGCCAGATGGAGGGATTCAACTACCTCGGGCTGGGCCTGCTGGCGGGCCTGCTGTTGGTCGCCGGTGCCGTGTGCGCAGGCCGTGGTGCTGCGCTGCGCGCCGCGGCACGGCGGCAATGGCCGCTGCTGGCGCTGCTGGCCGGCCTGACGCTCTACGCGCTGTCCACCACCGTGTATGCCGGTGGCTATCGACTGTTGCGCTACGACTGGCCGGCGGGCCTGCAAGGCCTGACCGCAACCTTCCGCGCCTCGGGCCGCTTCTTCTGGCCGGTGGGCTATGCCATGGCCGCCTTCGTGCTGTATGGACTGGCGCGCTGCTACCGTCCGCGCACGGCCGCTGCATGCATGGTGGCCGTCGCCGCGCTGCAATGGCTCGACACCGCGGTGCTGCGCTCGGTCGTCATCACCGAGAAGCCCATGGACCCGGTGTCATCGGACCCGCTCGTCGGCGCACTGGTCGGGCGCCATGCCGCGCTCGCGTTCCATCCGCCGGTAGGCTGCTCGGACGACCGTGCCGCCATGCATGGCGGATTCGCCCTGCAGCTCTTGGCCGCGCGCGGCGGGCTGGCCATCAACAGTCTCTCCGGTGCACGCCAGGAAACCGACTGCACGCGCATCGCCGCGGCCCTGTTCCGACAGACGCTCGAGCCAGGCGTGCTGGTCGTGCTCGGGCCGCCGTATGACGCGCAGTACATTGCCGGGCGCGGGTGGAGCGCCCATTGCGTGGCCCGGCATGGTCTGCACTTCTGTAGCGCCGTCATCAGGTGA
- a CDS encoding glycosyltransferase family 2 protein, producing MQASEPTELSVIIPAYNEAASLPLALPRIVSELAQLVSRFEIVIVNDGSSDQTAAVADELAKRHRFVRAIHFSRNFGKEAALEAGLTYARGRGLLFIDADLQHPPALIPQMIRAWRAGADVVNARKRHRGEERAAYGAASRLFYRMFERATGFAFEGASDYKLLDRQVADALLRCPERDRFFRGLVAWVGFHQVDIPFDVAPREAGRSSWSVAGLMRYSLRSLVAFSSLPLQAVAMAGFAGVVLSFLLILQTVARYLSGNALDGFTTVIIAQAAFSSLLLLAVGVLAVYLARVYDAQKQRPSFFVRDPDAGVRSGTVLRDMEIQPAPPRVRKPVGACDTDHSRVDHELL from the coding sequence ATGCAAGCCAGCGAACCGACGGAGCTGTCCGTCATCATCCCCGCGTACAACGAGGCGGCCAGCCTGCCACTGGCGCTGCCCCGCATCGTCAGCGAACTCGCACAGCTCGTCTCGCGCTTCGAGATCGTCATCGTCAATGACGGTTCCAGCGACCAGACCGCGGCGGTTGCCGACGAGCTGGCAAAGCGCCACCGGTTCGTGCGCGCCATCCATTTTTCGCGCAACTTCGGCAAGGAGGCGGCACTGGAAGCGGGGCTCACCTATGCCCGCGGCCGCGGCCTGCTCTTTATCGACGCGGACCTGCAGCATCCGCCCGCGCTGATCCCGCAGATGATCCGTGCCTGGCGCGCCGGCGCCGACGTGGTCAACGCGCGCAAGCGGCATCGCGGCGAGGAACGCGCCGCCTATGGCGCGGCGTCGCGCCTGTTCTACCGGATGTTCGAGCGTGCCACCGGCTTTGCCTTCGAAGGCGCCAGCGACTACAAGTTGCTCGACCGGCAGGTGGCCGATGCGCTGCTGCGCTGCCCCGAACGGGACCGCTTCTTTCGCGGGCTGGTGGCGTGGGTCGGCTTCCATCAGGTTGATATTCCCTTCGACGTGGCGCCGCGCGAAGCGGGGCGTTCCTCATGGTCGGTGGCTGGGCTGATGCGCTATTCGCTGCGCAGCCTGGTGGCATTTTCGTCGCTGCCGCTGCAGGCGGTCGCCATGGCCGGCTTCGCCGGCGTGGTGCTGAGTTTCCTGCTGATCTTGCAGACCGTGGCGCGCTACCTCAGCGGCAATGCCCTGGACGGCTTTACCACCGTGATCATCGCGCAGGCAGCGTTCAGCAGCCTGTTGCTGCTTGCGGTGGGTGTGCTGGCTGTCTATCTGGCACGCGTCTATGACGCGCAAAAACAGCGGCCGTCGTTTTTTGTGCGGGACCCTGATGCAGGTGTGAGGAGTGGGACCGTGTTGCGGGACATGGAAATTCAGCCAGCGCCGCCGCGTGTGCGGAAGCCCGTGGGGGCTTGTGATACCGATCACAGCCGGGTCGATCACGAGCTTCTATAG
- a CDS encoding helix-turn-helix domain-containing protein, which translates to MQDVEFIEHEGRRFVLVPERTWNDIKGCIQQLLEEAGIDAGTATPFSPPLLVQAAISAGSSELRAWRRFRGLPSDQLAKRVGVTRAYISMIETGRRRPAADLLHRLARELEIPVCALARNHGAG; encoded by the coding sequence ATGCAAGACGTGGAGTTCATCGAGCACGAAGGCCGGCGCTTCGTGCTGGTTCCGGAACGGACGTGGAATGACATCAAGGGCTGCATCCAGCAGCTGCTGGAGGAAGCGGGAATCGATGCCGGTACCGCGACTCCGTTCTCCCCGCCACTACTGGTGCAGGCCGCGATTTCCGCCGGCAGCTCCGAGCTGCGCGCATGGCGCCGCTTTCGCGGCTTGCCGAGCGATCAACTGGCCAAGCGCGTCGGCGTGACGCGGGCCTATATCTCGATGATCGAAACCGGTCGGCGCCGGCCCGCCGCCGACCTGCTGCACCGGCTTGCGCGCGAACTGGAGATTCCGGTCTGCGCGTTGGCAAGGAACCACGGCGCCGGCTAA
- a CDS encoding SMP-30/gluconolactonase/LRE family protein gives MMLLAQPRVRDASVLTRLPQSFRRQDPDNAWSQANRGGTLTESFLEGPVWSDGHLWVTDIPYGRVFRISLQGSWELVAEYDGEPNGMKRLAGGDFLITDYRNGLMRLDPQTGAVTPFLERRNSERFRGVNDLTFDSAGNLYFTDQGQTGMHDPTGRVYRLSPAGKLDVLLNNAPSPNGLVLSPDEKVLYVAMTRGNCVWRLPLQADGSVSKVGQFFTSYGPSGPDGLAMRADGFLLVANPGLGYVWVLNHRAEPVEVIRTPVGASLTNLCFGGADGTTLLMTESTTGSILSAEVPEGGAPVHGGVAA, from the coding sequence ATGATGTTGCTTGCGCAACCCAGGGTCCGGGACGCCAGCGTGCTGACGCGCCTGCCGCAATCGTTCCGTCGGCAGGATCCCGACAACGCCTGGTCACAGGCCAATCGCGGCGGCACGCTCACCGAGTCGTTCCTGGAAGGCCCGGTCTGGTCGGACGGCCACCTGTGGGTCACCGACATTCCCTATGGCCGCGTGTTCCGCATATCGCTGCAGGGCAGCTGGGAACTGGTGGCCGAATACGACGGCGAGCCGAACGGCATGAAGCGCCTGGCCGGCGGGGACTTCCTGATCACCGACTACCGCAACGGGCTGATGCGGCTGGACCCGCAGACAGGCGCCGTGACGCCGTTCCTTGAGCGCAGGAATTCGGAGCGCTTCCGCGGTGTCAACGACTTGACCTTCGATTCGGCGGGCAACCTGTACTTCACGGACCAGGGCCAGACCGGCATGCACGACCCCACCGGGCGCGTCTACCGGCTTTCGCCCGCGGGCAAGCTCGACGTGCTGCTGAACAATGCGCCGAGCCCGAATGGCCTGGTGCTGTCGCCCGACGAGAAGGTGCTGTATGTCGCCATGACGCGTGGCAATTGCGTGTGGCGATTGCCGTTGCAGGCCGACGGCTCCGTCAGCAAGGTGGGCCAGTTCTTCACGTCATACGGACCGAGCGGTCCTGACGGGCTCGCCATGCGCGCGGACGGCTTCCTGCTGGTGGCCAATCCGGGACTTGGCTATGTCTGGGTGCTGAATCATCGCGCCGAGCCGGTCGAAGTCATCCGCACGCCGGTTGGCGCGTCGTTGACCAACCTCTGCTTCGGGGGCGCTGACGGCACCACGCTGCTGATGACGGAATCCACCACGGGATCGATCTTGAGTGCCGAGGTGCCCGAAGGCGGCGCGCCCGTGCATGGCGGGGTCGCGGCCTGA
- a CDS encoding Bug family tripartite tricarboxylate transporter substrate binding protein, which translates to MVHRKFGLFAVVAAMAAASVAPAWAAYPDKPVRIVVPNPPGGAVDVVTRKVAQKLTEQTGQSFVVENKPGASGTIGTTQVVKAPADGYTLLANDNSYTTLPYVFKKLGWDHQTALVPIAPFAFSPVVVGVKADSRFKDLASLIQYAKAHPGEVTFGTGGPGSSPHFSAEAFQQAAGIKLMHVPYKGAGEAMVGLLGGSVDLLVVSTPTALAPVRGNQMRLLGISGKRRLDVFPEVPTFAEAGLPAFNLFNWSGLAAPKGTPAEVIARLQAEVQKALQSPDMKQFLAQMGSQPGSLDSSAFAQLIQRETAQWAAVAQKANIEKQ; encoded by the coding sequence ATGGTTCATCGCAAATTTGGTCTGTTTGCCGTGGTCGCGGCGATGGCAGCTGCCAGCGTGGCGCCGGCATGGGCAGCATACCCGGACAAGCCCGTGCGCATTGTCGTGCCGAATCCCCCGGGCGGCGCCGTCGACGTGGTGACTCGCAAGGTGGCGCAGAAGCTCACCGAGCAGACCGGCCAGAGCTTCGTGGTCGAGAACAAGCCGGGTGCTTCCGGCACCATCGGCACCACGCAGGTGGTCAAGGCGCCGGCCGACGGCTATACGCTGCTGGCCAATGACAACTCCTACACCACGCTGCCCTACGTCTTCAAGAAACTGGGCTGGGACCACCAGACCGCGCTGGTGCCGATCGCCCCGTTCGCGTTCTCGCCGGTCGTGGTCGGGGTCAAGGCCGACTCTCGCTTCAAGGACCTGGCCTCGCTGATCCAATACGCCAAGGCGCATCCGGGTGAAGTGACATTTGGTACCGGCGGCCCGGGCAGCTCGCCGCACTTCTCCGCCGAGGCCTTTCAGCAGGCCGCCGGGATCAAGCTGATGCATGTTCCGTACAAGGGTGCCGGCGAAGCCATGGTCGGCCTGCTGGGTGGCAGCGTCGACTTGCTGGTGGTGTCCACGCCGACCGCGCTGGCGCCGGTCAGGGGCAACCAGATGCGCCTGCTTGGCATCAGCGGCAAGCGCCGGCTCGATGTGTTCCCCGAGGTGCCGACCTTCGCGGAAGCCGGGCTGCCGGCATTCAACCTGTTCAACTGGTCGGGCCTGGCGGCGCCGAAGGGAACGCCCGCGGAAGTGATCGCCCGGCTGCAGGCCGAGGTGCAGAAGGCTCTGCAGTCGCCTGACATGAAGCAGTTCCTGGCGCAAATGGGTTCGCAACCGGGCAGCCTGGACAGCAGCGCGTTCGCACAGCTGATCCAGCGGGAAACGGCGCAATGGGCGGCCGTTGCCCAGAAGGCCAATATCGAAAAGCAGTAG
- a CDS encoding hydroxyacid dehydrogenase: MNGKDVIIVTGADLAPEAVALLGDYELVFAGKKPQAAELAALARQHNPVGIIVRYGSVTAEVMDAAPALKVISKHGSGIDVIDQKAAAERGIAVRAAVGANAAAVAEHAWALILACAKSVPQLNARMRAGHWDKSVHKTIELNGRTLGIVGLGEIGRRVAVTGVAMGMRVIAFDPYAKTVPAGVTLVSELKQLYQAADVVSLHCPLTEENRGMLNRETLSWFKDGAILVNTARGGLIDEPALAEALDGKLYAAGLDSFAIEPMVVPHPFQQLPNVILSPHIGGVSDAAYVNMGVGAANNVLAVLQGSAAAV; encoded by the coding sequence GTGAACGGCAAGGACGTCATTATCGTCACGGGTGCCGACCTGGCGCCGGAAGCGGTCGCGCTGCTTGGGGACTATGAACTCGTCTTCGCCGGCAAGAAACCCCAGGCCGCCGAGCTGGCCGCGCTGGCGCGGCAGCACAACCCAGTCGGCATCATCGTGCGTTATGGCAGCGTGACGGCCGAGGTCATGGATGCGGCACCGGCCCTGAAGGTGATCTCGAAGCACGGCAGCGGCATCGACGTGATCGACCAGAAGGCCGCTGCCGAACGCGGCATCGCGGTAAGGGCCGCGGTGGGCGCAAATGCCGCCGCGGTTGCCGAACACGCGTGGGCGCTGATCCTCGCCTGTGCCAAGTCGGTGCCGCAACTGAACGCGCGCATGCGCGCGGGCCATTGGGACAAGTCGGTCCACAAGACCATCGAGCTCAATGGCCGCACCCTGGGCATCGTCGGCCTCGGCGAGATCGGCCGCCGCGTTGCGGTGACCGGCGTGGCCATGGGCATGCGCGTGATCGCCTTCGATCCGTACGCGAAGACAGTGCCCGCCGGCGTCACGCTGGTCAGCGAACTGAAGCAGCTCTACCAGGCAGCGGACGTGGTGTCGCTGCACTGCCCGCTGACCGAGGAAAACCGCGGCATGCTGAACCGCGAGACGCTGTCCTGGTTCAAGGACGGTGCCATCCTGGTCAACACCGCACGCGGTGGCCTGATCGACGAGCCCGCGCTGGCCGAGGCGCTCGACGGCAAGCTCTACGCGGCCGGCCTGGACAGCTTCGCCATCGAGCCGATGGTAGTGCCGCACCCGTTCCAGCAGCTTCCCAACGTCATCCTGTCGCCGCATATCGGCGGCGTCAGCGATGCGGCGTACGTGAACATGGGGGTGGGTGCCGCAAACAATGTGCTTGCCGTGCTGCAAGGCTCAGCCGCGGCGGTCTGA